The following is a genomic window from Maledivibacter sp..
CAAATTGCATAATTACCTTCTGCAAAAACTATCTGCCATATGTAGTCTAAAATTCTTCAAAGCCATACCATCAAATATGCTTATATCTTAAGCAATTAAATCAAGGATGATATTCGCATATTAGGTTTAGCCAAGTAAGAGTTATGCAATTTCCTCTATCAACACAATTATCGGACAAAAGGATAAAAATGTTTAATAATATAAAAATTTCAATATGTTGAAGTATAAATAAATTATGCTTATATTTAACTTTTTGAATTAGGAATAATTGTTTTTATCCATTAAAATAAATTGTATGAATTTTTAAAGAGGTTTTAGTAAAATACAAAAAAATACTGAAAACTTTGTAGTTTATCATAAAGGAAATAGATTGGTAAAAATTGAATATTTAAGATATAGCATATTTGGTGGTATGTCTCGCTATTTGTTACAAGAATATAAAATTTTTTAAGATTTTGGCTTGAAGAAATTTACGATGAAAGGAAGTTTTCTATGTTTAGTCATATTGATGTGGTAAATGCATATGAAAGAATAAAGGATAGAATTTATAAGACCCCCTTAGATAAATCAATTTATTTAAGTAATGAAAATATAAATTATTATTTAAAGCTAGAGTGTCTTCAACCTGTTAAAAGCTTTAAAATTAGAGGTGCTTTAAGTAAATTGACTACACTTACAGAGGAAGAAAAGAAAAGAGGGGTTGTGGCAATATCCTCCGGTAACCATGGAGCCGCAGTTAGTTATGCCTCTAGGTTAATGGGAATAGATAATGTAATGATATTTGTATCTAAGGCTACTCCACAGAGTAAAATAGAAAAAATAAGATACTATGGGGGAAATGTTAAGATTGTCGGTGAAAATTATGATGAAGTACATGAATATGGAATGGAACATATAAAGAATTATAATATGACTTATATAGATGCATATTACAATGATCCTATTGTATATGCAGGTCAGGGAACGGTAGCTATCGAAATATTTGACCAAAATCCAGACATTGATACCATACTGGTACCTATAGGTGGTGGAGGATTGATAACAGGAATAAGTGTTGCTGCAAAGAAAATTAATCCTTTAGTTAAAATTGTTGGAGTACAAACAGAAGCTTGTCCAGCTATGATTAAAGCTATAAAAGATAATATTTTTTATGATGCTTATCCAACAAAACCATCTATTTGTGAGGCATTGGTCGGTGGTATTGGAGAATTAGCATATCAAATGTCAAAGGATTGTATAGATGAAATTATTGAGGTTAAGGAATCATCTATTGAAAAGGCCGTTGCACATACAATTAAAAAAGAAAAGATTATAGCTGAGCCCTCTAGTGCCATTTGTATTGCTGCTATTATGCAGGAAAAACACAGAATTAAAGGTAAAAATGTGGCATTAGTCATTTCAGGTGGGAATATAGATGA
Proteins encoded in this region:
- a CDS encoding threonine/serine dehydratase, with translation MFSHIDVVNAYERIKDRIYKTPLDKSIYLSNENINYYLKLECLQPVKSFKIRGALSKLTTLTEEEKKRGVVAISSGNHGAAVSYASRLMGIDNVMIFVSKATPQSKIEKIRYYGGNVKIVGENYDEVHEYGMEHIKNYNMTYIDAYYNDPIVYAGQGTVAIEIFDQNPDIDTILVPIGGGGLITGISVAAKKINPLVKIVGVQTEACPAMIKAIKDNIFYDAYPTKPSICEALVGGIGELAYQMSKDCIDEIIEVKESSIEKAVAHTIKKEKIIAEPSSAICIAAIMQEKHRIKGKNVALVISGGNIDEDLMVELLNKY